A single region of the Plantactinospora soyae genome encodes:
- a CDS encoding DUF3825 domain-containing protein, which yields MPEEQAEIHQGTIVEYGVNGPWGRIRLSDETDAWFNEDIAFSAAGRIEVGEQVEVRLRYQEKSHLWEATRIRRARTAGSDGTDGALPSERAGQLSGTVRTFSPDKGFGFIGLDGRADVFVHQSHIVGQGFRYLLPGEPVEFEVEHNDAKNRLEARNVRAPAGRVRGTVKRFDHAKGWGFIKPDDGSPDVFFHHKSILAYSKAGRTTAEEGEQVEFELETPDGGRIRAIRVKRQDSRPPLLRFADMGNEADWLLRLAQKAEAEPWQHGDKPNPHSKWPVLKSYIQHTFARLEQEDRSNPGLKIVLGKDGNRPYACFNTGLVTPNQEEIFALFIGKDSGRDGRLWRLNGFHAASDNAMLGRFDRLPELAYYFDDPSVLLYDRRCELYMDIDHILDDNIGRFPEELQSRKYLARQSLEAARTQTQQRVYRNYKTAVPQFHRGSVQLLLPLCLLRPNVADLALVVSRNNMQYRGETVLTLDMAYNNARLLCRPDSEWLKP from the coding sequence GAATTCGACTGTCGGACGAAACCGACGCGTGGTTCAACGAGGACATCGCATTCAGTGCGGCCGGCCGGATAGAGGTCGGCGAACAGGTCGAGGTGCGACTGCGTTACCAGGAGAAATCGCACCTGTGGGAGGCGACGAGGATCCGTCGGGCCAGGACCGCAGGGTCCGACGGGACGGACGGGGCTCTCCCGTCCGAACGGGCCGGCCAGCTCAGCGGAACCGTGCGAACCTTCAGCCCGGACAAGGGGTTCGGGTTCATCGGCCTGGACGGCAGGGCCGACGTGTTCGTCCACCAGAGCCACATAGTGGGCCAAGGATTTCGCTACCTACTGCCAGGGGAGCCGGTGGAGTTCGAGGTGGAGCACAACGACGCGAAGAACCGGCTTGAGGCCCGGAATGTCCGCGCACCTGCCGGTCGTGTCCGTGGCACCGTCAAGAGGTTCGACCACGCGAAGGGTTGGGGCTTCATAAAGCCCGATGACGGAAGCCCGGATGTCTTCTTCCACCACAAGAGCATCCTTGCCTACTCGAAGGCGGGGCGTACGACCGCCGAAGAGGGCGAGCAGGTCGAGTTCGAGTTGGAGACGCCGGACGGCGGTCGAATTCGCGCGATCCGGGTCAAACGCCAGGATTCGCGGCCGCCCCTACTCCGGTTCGCCGACATGGGCAACGAGGCTGACTGGCTGCTGCGGCTCGCCCAGAAGGCGGAAGCAGAGCCGTGGCAGCATGGGGACAAGCCCAATCCACACTCGAAGTGGCCGGTGCTCAAGAGCTACATCCAGCACACCTTCGCCCGTCTCGAACAGGAGGACCGCTCGAACCCAGGGCTGAAGATAGTCCTGGGCAAAGACGGCAACCGCCCCTACGCGTGTTTCAACACCGGGCTGGTGACACCGAACCAGGAAGAGATATTCGCGCTGTTCATCGGCAAGGATTCCGGCCGGGACGGCCGCCTCTGGCGACTCAACGGATTCCATGCGGCAAGCGACAACGCCATGCTGGGAAGGTTCGACCGGCTACCGGAACTGGCCTACTACTTCGACGACCCGTCCGTCCTGCTGTACGACCGGCGGTGCGAGTTGTACATGGACATCGACCATATCCTGGACGACAATATCGGCCGATTCCCCGAAGAGCTGCAAAGCCGCAAGTACCTGGCCCGCCAGTCACTCGAAGCCGCGCGTACGCAGACACAGCAGCGCGTCTACCGCAACTACAAGACCGCCGTGCCGCAGTTCCACCGCGGATCGGTGCAACTGTTGTTGCCGCTGTGCCTGTTACGGCCGAACGTCGCGGACCTGGCCCTGGTGGTGAGCCGCAACAACATGCAGTACCGGGGCGAGACCGTCCTGACGCTGGACATGGCGTACAACAACGCCCGACTGCTGTGCCGCCCGGACAGCGAATGGTTGAAGCCCTAG
- a CDS encoding ABC transporter ATP-binding protein → MTSEDSTGQVVVRLDAVRKEYGDTTALDGVSLEILSGEAVAVMGPSGCGKSTMLNMIAGLDRPTSGSVTVHGDELGRLGETGLALFRRKRIGMIFQFFNLLDDLPALDNVALAGQLTGTPARQARRRALELLDELGIADRRNIYPSALSGGERQRVAVARALMNRPALLLADEPTGALDSSAGEQVMDLLLDLNQIGQTLLLVTHDQRLATRCASRVVDLADGRVVGERALERAV, encoded by the coding sequence ATGACCAGCGAAGACAGCACCGGACAGGTCGTCGTGCGACTCGACGCCGTACGCAAGGAGTACGGCGACACCACCGCGCTGGACGGCGTGTCCCTGGAGATCCTCAGCGGGGAGGCGGTCGCCGTGATGGGCCCGTCGGGCTGCGGGAAGTCGACCATGCTCAACATGATCGCCGGACTGGACCGCCCGACCTCCGGCAGCGTGACCGTGCACGGCGACGAGCTGGGTCGGCTGGGCGAAACCGGACTGGCACTGTTCCGCCGCAAGCGGATCGGCATGATCTTCCAGTTCTTCAACCTGCTCGACGACCTGCCGGCGCTGGACAACGTGGCGCTGGCCGGACAGTTGACCGGTACCCCGGCCCGGCAGGCCCGCCGGCGTGCGCTGGAACTCCTCGACGAACTCGGCATCGCCGACCGGCGGAACATCTATCCGTCCGCCCTCAGCGGCGGCGAGCGGCAGCGGGTCGCGGTGGCCCGGGCCCTGATGAACCGGCCGGCGCTGCTGCTGGCCGACGAGCCGACCGGTGCCCTGGACAGTTCCGCCGGTGAGCAGGTGATGGACCTGCTGCTCGACCTCAACCAGATCGGCCAGACGCTGCTGCTGGTCACCCACGACCAGCGCCTGGCCACCCGGTGTGCCAGCCGGGTGGTCGACCTCGCCGACGGCCGGGTGGTCGGCGAACGCGCCCTGGAGCGGGCCGTATGA
- a CDS encoding ABC transporter permease — translation MSAVWRTARAAVRRRRLQTTVIGLVVLFSTATIVVALGLLDASSAPFERAFAAQRGAHVVASFDSTRVAAAELTRTAGLPGVEAVAGPFPQAVLEIPPDDSALPFLSGPITVVGRADPGGPVDQIDLWAGRWATGAGEIVVNLAPPYSGRPSPFPLGERVDLPDQGTFTVVGYAYSLGQTAAAWVSPEQATALRSRTVQMLYRFGAAVTSDEIDAGLAAVTGELPSDALVAAQSYLVVKEAAAAGPGVYVPFLMVFGVLGLVAAVLIVGNVVSGAVVSGFRHIGILKALGFSPGQVLAVYLVMVCVPAVVGCVLGTVLGNLAAEPLLANAYGELLFAPGDAAVPVWVDVVALLGVPAVVVLAALVPALRAHRLPAAEAISAGGASRTGRGLRIQRWLSGSRLPRSVSLGLGLPFARPGRTALTMAAVLIGVTTVTFATGLASTVTRYADLTDGNDAVGVRPNPSSREVARSALTDPQVEALLRSLPGTTRVTVNLDLQFSLVGSTQPVSAIFLRGDVDSQSYPDQIVEGRWLAGPDEVVVPSDLLRERGLAVGDRITLALDDRRGVVTVVGETMAGAPGPSGLLTDWGTLATLAPDRQFANNQFFYQIQLAPGTDVPGYLDAVRAADPGLYAWDNGGTDEFTVAAVGLALALTLMLGTVTALGVFNTVVLNTRERRRDLGMLKSIGMTPRQVTAMMVTSMAALGAAGGLLGIPLGVVAHHLIVPLAADAAQVGVARVLLHVWQPWVLGVLAFAGVLIAMLGAFVPARAAARLSIAKVLHNE, via the coding sequence ATGAGCGCGGTGTGGCGGACCGCCCGGGCAGCCGTACGCCGCCGCCGGTTGCAGACGACGGTCATCGGTCTCGTCGTGCTCTTCTCCACCGCGACGATCGTGGTCGCGCTGGGGCTGCTGGACGCCTCCTCGGCCCCCTTCGAGCGGGCCTTCGCGGCGCAGCGCGGTGCCCACGTCGTCGCCTCGTTCGACAGCACCCGGGTCGCGGCCGCAGAGCTGACCCGGACGGCCGGACTGCCCGGCGTCGAGGCCGTCGCGGGCCCCTTTCCGCAGGCCGTGCTGGAGATCCCGCCGGACGACAGCGCGCTTCCGTTCCTGTCGGGGCCGATCACCGTGGTGGGCCGGGCGGACCCGGGCGGTCCGGTGGACCAGATCGACCTCTGGGCGGGGCGCTGGGCGACCGGTGCCGGGGAGATCGTGGTCAACCTGGCGCCGCCGTACTCGGGCCGCCCCTCGCCGTTCCCGCTCGGCGAGCGGGTCGACCTCCCCGACCAGGGAACGTTCACCGTCGTCGGGTACGCCTACAGCCTGGGCCAGACGGCTGCCGCCTGGGTCTCGCCCGAGCAGGCCACGGCCCTGCGTTCGCGCACCGTCCAGATGCTCTACAGGTTCGGTGCCGCGGTGACGAGCGACGAGATCGACGCCGGCCTGGCCGCCGTCACCGGGGAGCTTCCGTCGGACGCGTTGGTCGCCGCGCAGTCGTACCTCGTGGTCAAGGAGGCCGCCGCCGCCGGACCGGGCGTGTACGTGCCCTTCCTGATGGTCTTCGGCGTGCTCGGCCTGGTGGCGGCGGTCCTGATCGTCGGCAACGTGGTCAGTGGCGCGGTGGTGTCCGGGTTCCGGCACATCGGGATCCTCAAGGCGCTCGGATTCAGCCCGGGGCAGGTGCTCGCGGTCTACCTCGTGATGGTCTGCGTTCCGGCGGTCGTCGGCTGCGTGCTGGGCACCGTACTCGGGAATCTCGCGGCCGAGCCGCTGCTCGCGAACGCGTACGGTGAGTTGCTGTTCGCGCCCGGTGACGCCGCCGTTCCGGTCTGGGTCGACGTGGTGGCCCTGCTGGGCGTGCCGGCCGTCGTGGTGCTCGCGGCACTCGTACCCGCGCTGCGTGCGCACCGGCTGCCCGCGGCCGAGGCGATCAGCGCGGGCGGCGCGTCCCGGACCGGGCGGGGGCTGCGGATCCAACGGTGGCTGAGTGGGAGCCGGCTGCCGCGCTCGGTCAGCCTGGGCCTGGGCCTGCCGTTCGCCCGACCGGGCCGGACGGCGTTGACCATGGCCGCCGTGCTCATCGGCGTGACGACGGTGACGTTCGCGACCGGCCTGGCCAGCACGGTGACCAGGTACGCCGACCTCACGGACGGCAACGACGCGGTCGGGGTACGGCCGAACCCGTCCAGCCGGGAGGTGGCCCGGTCGGCGCTGACCGATCCGCAGGTCGAAGCGCTGCTGCGCTCGTTGCCGGGCACCACCAGGGTGACCGTCAACCTGGATCTCCAGTTCTCCCTCGTCGGGTCGACCCAGCCGGTGAGCGCGATCTTCCTTCGCGGGGACGTGGACAGTCAGAGCTACCCGGACCAGATCGTCGAGGGACGCTGGCTGGCCGGGCCGGACGAGGTCGTCGTCCCCTCGGATCTGCTTCGCGAGCGGGGGCTGGCCGTCGGTGACCGGATCACCCTCGCGCTCGACGACCGACGGGGCGTGGTGACCGTTGTCGGGGAAACCATGGCGGGCGCCCCCGGACCGTCCGGGCTCCTCACGGACTGGGGGACGCTGGCCACCCTCGCACCGGACCGCCAGTTCGCCAACAACCAGTTCTTCTACCAGATCCAGCTCGCGCCCGGGACCGACGTGCCCGGCTACCTCGACGCGGTCCGGGCGGCGGATCCGGGGCTCTACGCCTGGGACAACGGCGGCACCGACGAGTTCACCGTGGCCGCGGTGGGCCTGGCGTTGGCGCTGACCCTGATGCTGGGGACCGTCACGGCGCTCGGCGTCTTCAACACCGTCGTGCTCAACACCAGGGAACGCCGCCGTGACCTCGGGATGCTCAAGTCGATCGGGATGACACCCCGGCAGGTGACGGCGATGATGGTGACCTCGATGGCGGCGCTGGGCGCGGCCGGCGGCCTGCTTGGCATCCCGCTCGGGGTGGTCGCGCACCACCTCATCGTGCCGCTGGCCGCCGACGCGGCACAGGTCGGCGTCGCGCGGGTCCTGCTGCACGTCTGGCAGCCGTGGGTGCTCGGCGTACTGGCCTTCGCGGGAGTGCTGATCGCAATGCTCGGCGCGTTCGTCCCGGCCCGGGCGGCGGCCCGGCTGAGCATCGCCAAGGTGCTGCACAACGAGTGA